Genomic segment of Drosophila takahashii strain IR98-3 E-12201 chromosome X, DtakHiC1v2, whole genome shotgun sequence:
gataattattaaatgtaaCCGATTCTGTATAgacttatacatatatatatgttctGCCCTCGTTTCCTGTACAAAACAAAACGGACGGAAGATCTTTCAAGAGTTTCATTGCTTGCAAACCAAACATAACACTTTTCTAAGGATAAGATTTTTGTCTTTCGAGGgagttatatacatttatatacctatatatatatacatatatatatatacctaaaacTAAGCAACAACTATGAACTACTATTAAAGTaaacaacaaccaacaacaaGCAAGCAAGTGAAgaaggcaaaagcaaaagttatattttgtaaGGCGAGCCAACAACAAGTAGcaaagaacattaaaaatcCCATTAATTctgatcggatcggatcggatcagATTAATGTATGTAGCAATGGGCCGCAGACTGGGACAGATAGTATAATATATAGGGAGTTTAGAGAGCCAAATCACTAATTATACGAGAACCGAGTTAGTCTGAGAATTGAGAAATCGTGGCACATCATCCGAGAGGCATCACAGGATATTCAGAGGAAGGCagcaaaagattaaaaataaaaaagaaaggcGAGAGAGAAAGAGTAACAAGTGAAAACTGCTTCCATAGTTAATGTTATTTCCAAAAGCATAAATACACACCACTCTAAACTAAACTAATCAACAAGAATGCTTGCACACGCCCCTTTACCTTAACATTTACCTTTACCTTTACCTTTTACCCACCCCTACCTACCAAACACCCAAAACTACCCTATCCAATTGTTCTTTTTATCTATCGTATTGTAAATTTACAACAATcactatttgtttatttattgcaaGGAAAACGAGAATAATACGTGTATGCGATGTTGTTAATTTTAAGTAGTTTGTagcaaatttgttaaaatgaaacgtaaatgaaataaatgagAAAGGGAacacaaaagcagaaaaacaattacaaaaaatacaacaaaatcatgcaaaatcaacaagccattgtgttttcttttcgaaTTTTGGCGCCTTCTTTGCAGCTTTACAGAATGTGGTTAACAGTTCGTTTGACTGGAGCTGTTAAGTTGAAGAAATGTGCTGTTAGGCGCACGAAACATGAATGAAGGAAGCTTTTGGTCGGCTGTCACACACTTTTTGATactctttattaaaaaatattattttttatgactaTGATTgataagtaatattaataagctTTATTTAATCACGCTCAGAAGGTCAAatgtttcaattaaattattaaatgtatgaaatttcaagcaaaattatttatatgctTTGTAAGCTCATggcaataatttgtttaaataattttgaaacaattTCCTAATGTTTTTTTCTAGAAGATTGAACAGGTATAAAGAATATTGGTtaattggttattaaattataaatgatattattaaCTGAGTGTCAAATAGAGGCACTGTTCAGAAATACCCTCTCCCTGTAGGGTATTCCAAAGTGCTGTTAGCTGACAGTTTGAGGTTATGTCCGCCCGCTTCGCgtacaaaaacaacagcaaccgTGGAATAGAAGCCGTCGTAGTTTTTACGCAACGCAACTGGTAAGGAGTCGTCCGAATTCGGGAAACCAGTCCGCCTTGACCAACCATAAAATAACCGAACCTGCCCCTATAGGAAACACCTCATCCATGGCCACCGCCGCAGCTGTAGCAAAAGTGGGAAAATCAGTGCACCGCATTTTCGTGGGCAATCTGCCGTGGACGGTGGGCCACCAGGAGCTGCGCGGCTACTTTCGCGAATTCGGACGCGTGGTGTCCGCCAACGTGATCTTCGACAAGCGCACCGGCTGCTCCAAGGGCTACGGCTTCGTTAGCTTCAACAGCCTGGCGGCGCTGGAGAAGATCGAGAACGAGCAGAAGCACATACTGGAGGGCAACTACCTGAATATACAGAAATCCTAGATAGCCCTACGTTCCTCAGTTGTCATTTAGTTTATAAGTTttttctagttatttttttttgattatttgtatCCGACATGTCCGATAGCGATACGGATCCCGAGGAGGAGCTCTTCCACCTGGCCGCCGAGCATGTGGCCAGGCAGACGAGCAGCCTGGCCTCCGCCGACCTGCTGCTCCTCTACGGCTACTACAAACAGGCCACCGAGGGCTCGTGCGAGGAGCCCAGTCCCGGGCTGCTCCAGCTGCGGGCACGCAGCAAGTGGCAGGCTTGGCGGAGTCTCGGCAAGATGTCCCAATCGAAGGCCAGGCAGTCGTATGTCCGCAAACTGGAGGAGCTGCAGCCGAATTGGCGGGAGAAGCGCAAGCCCGGCTGGGTGGTGCACTCCATTGAGTCGGCGCCGCTGGAGGATCAGCGGGCGGACAGCGAAAAGACCCCCTTCGATCATGTCAAGGAGAACAATCTGGAGCGGTTAAGGGAGCTGCTGGCGCCCGGAGATCTCGCAAAGTTGGATGAACACGGCATGGCCCTCATCCATTGGGCCACCGATCGCAATGCCGTCGAGATCATTCGGTTTCTGGTCCACAGCGGAGCGAGTGTCGATCAGCGGGATGCCGAGCAGCAGACGCCGCTGCACTATGCCGCCAGTTGTGGTCACCTGGAGGCTCTGCGCTGCCTGCTCGAGCTGCGCGCCAATCTGGAGCTCTGCGATTCCGATGGACAGACCTGCTACGACGTGGCCGACGATGAACAGATCTGCCAGGTGCTCCGAACGGAGCGAGAGCGCCTCAGTGGATCCGCCTCCTAAATCTTAAGTTGTTAGGTGCGAAGAACCCTGTAAAATGTTGTGAATAAATCCTCTGTAAGCTTGGTTTTCTCACATCCATATACACAAACGGTACGCTTCTTAACCttttaagttgtcaagttGCTTA
This window contains:
- the anox gene encoding acyl-CoA-binding domain-containing protein 6 — encoded protein: MSDSDTDPEEELFHLAAEHVARQTSSLASADLLLLYGYYKQATEGSCEEPSPGLLQLRARSKWQAWRSLGKMSQSKARQSYVRKLEELQPNWREKRKPGWVVHSIESAPLEDQRADSEKTPFDHVKENNLERLRELLAPGDLAKLDEHGMALIHWATDRNAVEIIRFLVHSGASVDQRDAEQQTPLHYAASCGHLEALRCLLELRANLELCDSDGQTCYDVADDEQICQVLRTERERLSGSAS
- the SLIRP1 gene encoding SRA stem-loop-interacting RNA-binding protein, mitochondrial → MATAAAVAKVGKSVHRIFVGNLPWTVGHQELRGYFREFGRVVSANVIFDKRTGCSKGYGFVSFNSLAALEKIENEQKHILEGNYLNIQKS